The Acanthochromis polyacanthus isolate Apoly-LR-REF ecotype Palm Island chromosome 2, KAUST_Apoly_ChrSc, whole genome shotgun sequence genome contains a region encoding:
- the aqp9b gene encoding aquaporin-9b isoform X2 produces the protein MMAVYMAGGVSGAHVNPAVSLAMVILGKLPLKKFPVYVVAQFLGAFAGSCAVYGLYYDALMDYTNGEFAVTGANATANIFASYPAKHLSVLNGFVDQVIATGALILCILAITDRKNIGAPKGMEPLCIGLIIMAIGVSMGLNCGYPINPARDLGPRFFTAVAGWGMEVFRAGGCWWWIPVAGPMVGGAVGAGIYFLFIELHHPEPEKQEENNVQDKYEIITMS, from the exons ATGATGGCCGTCTACATGGCTGGGGGAGTGTCAG GAGCCCATGTGAACCCTGCAGTCTCTCTGGCCATGGTGATCCTGGGGAAGCTGCCTCTGAAGAAGTTCCCTGTGTATGTGGTAGCACAGTTCCTGGGGGCTTTTGCTGGATCCTGTGCTGTCTATGGGTTGTATTATG ATGCTTTGATGGACTACACTAACGGAGAATTTGCAGTTACTGGTGCAAACGCCACAGCCAACATATTTGCATCTTATCCTGCAAAACATCTCTCAGTCCTAAATGGGTTCGTGGATCAG gTAATTGCAACTGGCGCACTGATCCTGTGCATCCTGGCCATCACTGACAGGAAGAATATTGGTGCTCCCAAAGGGATGGAGCCTCTGTGCATCGGCCTCATCATCATGGCCATCGGAGTGTCCATGGGTCTGAACTGTGGTTACCCGATCAACCCGGCCCGAGACCTCGGCCCGCGCTTCTTCACGGCCGTAGCTGGGTGGGGCATGGAAGTATTCAG AGCTggaggctgctggtggtggatTCCTGTGGCAGGGCCCATGGTGGGTGGAGCAGTCGGAGCTGGCATTTACTTTCTCTTCATTGAGCTGCACCATCCAGAGCCTGAAAAACAGGAGGAGAACAACGTCCAGGACAAATATGAAATTATAACTATGAGCTAA
- the aqp9b gene encoding aquaporin-9b isoform X1, protein MENESKRKMKERFGLRRDIFKEFLAEFLGIFILILFGCGSVAQTVLSKGALGEPLTIHVGFTLGVMMAVYMAGGVSGAHVNPAVSLAMVILGKLPLKKFPVYVVAQFLGAFAGSCAVYGLYYDALMDYTNGEFAVTGANATANIFASYPAKHLSVLNGFVDQVIATGALILCILAITDRKNIGAPKGMEPLCIGLIIMAIGVSMGLNCGYPINPARDLGPRFFTAVAGWGMEVFRAGGCWWWIPVAGPMVGGAVGAGIYFLFIELHHPEPEKQEENNVQDKYEIITMS, encoded by the exons atggaaaatgagagcaagaggaagatgAAGGAGAGATTTGGCCTGAGGCGAGACATCTTTAAGGAGTTCCTGGCGGAGTTTCTGGGGATATTTATCCTGATA CTCTTTGGATGTGGTTCAGTGGCCCAGACGGTGCTGAGTAAAGGGGCTCTGGGGGAGCCGCTGACCATCCATGTTGGCTTCACTCTGGGAGTCATGATGGCCGTCTACATGGCTGGGGGAGTGTCAG GAGCCCATGTGAACCCTGCAGTCTCTCTGGCCATGGTGATCCTGGGGAAGCTGCCTCTGAAGAAGTTCCCTGTGTATGTGGTAGCACAGTTCCTGGGGGCTTTTGCTGGATCCTGTGCTGTCTATGGGTTGTATTATG ATGCTTTGATGGACTACACTAACGGAGAATTTGCAGTTACTGGTGCAAACGCCACAGCCAACATATTTGCATCTTATCCTGCAAAACATCTCTCAGTCCTAAATGGGTTCGTGGATCAG gTAATTGCAACTGGCGCACTGATCCTGTGCATCCTGGCCATCACTGACAGGAAGAATATTGGTGCTCCCAAAGGGATGGAGCCTCTGTGCATCGGCCTCATCATCATGGCCATCGGAGTGTCCATGGGTCTGAACTGTGGTTACCCGATCAACCCGGCCCGAGACCTCGGCCCGCGCTTCTTCACGGCCGTAGCTGGGTGGGGCATGGAAGTATTCAG AGCTggaggctgctggtggtggatTCCTGTGGCAGGGCCCATGGTGGGTGGAGCAGTCGGAGCTGGCATTTACTTTCTCTTCATTGAGCTGCACCATCCAGAGCCTGAAAAACAGGAGGAGAACAACGTCCAGGACAAATATGAAATTATAACTATGAGCTAA
- the lipca gene encoding hepatic triacylglycerol lipase: MLVAKILCCLLLTCHLSGGKKIKGERASVVDTEQRIVLKVKEPHVSSSAFSLFLGGEDTCTLDPLQLHTLTSCGFNSSNPLIIITHGWSVDGMMESWVLRLASALKTNLVSVNVVITDWLSLAHQHYPIAVQSTRTVGKDISHLMQTLQDQYQYPLKKVHLIGYSLGAHISGFAGSYLGGSEKIGRITGLDPAGPLFEGMSPTDRLSPDDAEFVDAIHTFTHARMGLSVGIKQAVAHYDFYPNGGDFQPGCDLQNIYEHISEYGLLGFEQTVKCAHERSVHLFIDSVLNKDKQSMAYRCSDNNAFVKGVCLDCRKNRCNTLGYEIKKVRTVTSKRLYLKTRSRMPYKLYHYQFRIQFINQVENIDPTLTVALTGTKEESGDVVITFNEKISGNTTFTFLITLDKDLGDLMLMKLHWEGLDLWKNVWNRVQTIIPWGGKETKPLLTVGRISVKAGETQERTSFCAMRDDGQQIEVSQDKVFVRCKEDTPKQRRRKHK, translated from the exons ATGTTGGTGGCTAAAATCTTGTGCTGTTTGCTCTTAACGTGTCACCTCAGCGGGGGAAAGAAAATCAAAGGAGAAAGAGCAA GTGTAGTGGACACAGAGCAGAGGATTGTCCTGAAGGTGAAAGAGCCACATGTCAGCAGTTCAGCCTTCAGCCTGTTTTTGGGAGGTGAGGACACCTGCACATTGGACCCTCTGCAGCTGCACACTCTCACCTCCTGCGGTTTCAacagcagtaatcccctcatcatcatcactcaCGGGTGGTCG GTGGACGGTATGATGGAGAGCTGGGTGCTCAGGTTGGCTTCAGCTCTGAAGACAAATCTAGTATCTGTAAATGTGGTGATCACCGACTGGCTGTCACTGGCTCACCAGCATTACCCCATAGCAGTACAGAGCACCCGCACTGTTGGGAAAGACATAAGTCACCTGATGCAGACACTTCAG GACCAGTATCAGTACCCACTGAAAAAGGTTCATTTGATTGGCTATAGCCTCGGTGCTCACATCTCTGGATTTGCTGGAAGCTATTTGGGAGGTTCAGAGAAGATTGGAAGAATAACTG GTCTGGATCCAGCAGGGCCGCTGTTTGAGGGCATGTCTCCCACCGACAGATTGTCTCCTGATGATGCTGAATTCGTAGATGCCATCCACACCTTCACCCATGCACGTATGGGCCTCAGTGTGGGCATCAAGCAAGCTGTAGCACATTATGACTTCTACCCCAACGGAGGAGACTTCCAGCCAGGATGTGACCTGCAAAACATTTACGAGCACATATCCGAGTATGGGCTCCTCG GTTTTGAGCAAACAGTGAAATGCGCTCATGAGCGTTCGGTCCATCTGTTCATTGACTCCGTGCTGAATAAGGACAAGCAGAGCATGGCCTACAGGTGCAGCGACAACAACGCTTTTGTCAAAGGAGTCTGTCTGGACTGTAGGAAGAATCGCTGCAACACACTGGGCTACGAGATAAAGAAGGTCCGCACCGTCACCAGCAAGAGGCTCTACCTGAAAACACGATCTCGGATGCCTTACAAAC TCTATCATTACCAGTTCAGGATCCAGTTCATCAATCAGGTGGAGAACATTGATCCCACCCTGACCGTCGCTCTCACAGGAACAAAGGAGGAGAGTGGAGACGTCGTCATCACCTT CAATGAAAAGATTTCAGGCAACACAACCTTCACCTTCCTCATCACCCTGGACAAAGACCTGGGGGACCTGATGTTGATGAAGCTGCACTGGGAGGGACTTGATCTGTGGAAGAATGTGTGGAACCGGGTGCAGACCATCATTCCTTGGGGCGGCAAGGAGACAAAACCGCTGCTGACTGTGGGCAGAATCAGCGTGAAAGCAGGCGAGACACAGGAAAG GACGTCTTTTTGTGCCATGAGAGACGACGGACAGCAGATTGAAGTGTCTCAAGATAAAGTGTTTGTGCGTTGTAAAGAAGACACACCAAAACAGCGCAGGAGGAAGCACAAGTGA